The nucleotide sequence GACATGATGTTTTCCTTTGATAAGGTTATAAAAATGTACTTTTCAGTACGGAAAACCGCCTGAACTTGCGACCAGTTCAAGCGGTATAAAAAATTTTCTTTAGTCCGTTGTTTTAACGGAACATAGCGCTAATGGATTCTTCGTTATTTACACGACGAATCGATTCAGCCAGCAGACCAGCAATGGTTAATTGACGAATACAACCTGTGCTTTTTGCTGCTTCTGTCAGCGGGATGGTGTCGGTAACAACCAGCTCATCCAGTTCAGCCGACGACAGGCGCTCAACAGCGGGGCCGGATAATACAGGATGGGTACAATAAGCGACAACCTTATTTGCACCGAACTCTTTTAAGGCTTTGGCCGCCTGGCACAACGTGCCTGCGGTATCGACCATGTCATCAACCAGAATACAGGTACGATCCTGAACTTCACCAATGATGTGCATGACTTCAGAAACGTTCGCTTTTGGTCGGCGCTTATCAATGATCGCCAGGTCTGCACCCAGTTGTTTAGCAACGGCACGTGCACGAACCACACCACCGATGTCCGGAGATACAACGACTAGGTTCTCATAGTTCTGACGTTCGATATCATCGATCAGAATTGGAGAGCCATAGACATTGTCTACCGGGATATCAAAGAAGCCCTGAATCTGGTCAGCGTGCAAATCAACCGTTAATACGCGGTCAATGCCAGCGCCTGACATCATATCAGCGACAGCGCGTGCAGAAATGGGTACACGGGCTGAGCGAGGACGACGATCCTGGCGAGCATAGCCAAAATAAGGCACAACCGCTGTGATACGGCTGGCGGAAGCGCGACGCAGGCCGTCAGCCAGCAATAACACTTCCATCAGGTTGTCATTGGTTGGAGAGCAGGTTGGCTGCAGAATAAAGACGTCTTTACCGCGAACATTTTCATGCAGTTCTACGGTGATCTCTCCGTCACTGAACTTGCCAACGGTGGCTTCACCGAGAGGGATGTCAAGACGCTCAACGACCAGCTTGGCCAGTTCAGGATTGGCATTGCCAGTAAACACCATCAACTTAGACACATTCGTCCCCTTTGATTTATGCAGTTAATCAGTAACAGATAAGAGTAGAATAAGATGGCTGGGGTGGCAGGACTCGAACCTGCGGATGACGGGATCAAAACCCGTTGCCTTACCACTTGGCGACACCCCAACTTTTAAGACGGTCTGAATAATATCTTGTGAGCAGGTGAGGTGTTAACCCCTTTTGCTACAAACGACACATATTCAGCCGGTAACTGGTCAGAAACTCTGATAGCTTCTGCCTCAGAACCGAAGCTTGAAAATATGCAAGCTCCAGTGCCCGTCAGCTTAGCAGGAGAGAAATTATTTAGCAAATTCAATGCTTTACCAACTTCAGGGTAAAGCGTTGAAACAACTGCTTGGCAGTCGTTGTTTCCCTCTCGCCTCAGCGCGGTGCGTATACTAATGGGGTCAGTATCACGTGTCAAACATTTATTTGAAAAAATTTTCCCTGTATTAACATGGACTTGCGGAGCTACTACCAGATACCAGGGTTCGTCCAGTTCCGGTGTTGGAGTGAGTATTTCACCAACACCCTCAGCAAAGGCCGCTTGACCACGGACAAACACCGGCACATCGGCACCGAGTGTTAAACCAATTTCGGCAAGTTCATCAAACGATAACTGCAATTGCCATAAATGATTGAGTGCCAGCAATGTGGTTGCGGCATCAGAACTGCCTCCGCCCAAGCCGCCACCCATCGGTAATGTTTTATTGAGGCGAATGTCGGCTCCTAAGGAGCGATTACTTCTGGCCTGCAGTGCTCGGGCGGCTTTGATAATCAGATTGTCTTCAAACGCCACACCGTCAATGGCAGGATCAAGCGTCAGCTGATTATCCTGACGTACTCTGAAATCCAGTTCATCGCAGATATCAATAAACTGAAACAGGGTTTGCAGGTTGTGATAACCGTCTTCGCGTTGGCTAGTGATATGTAACATCAGATTCAGTTTGGCGGGGGCAGGGACTGTCAGCCACTCTGACACAGAATCGTTAACCATTAATGGTCCACTCTTTAATAGAAAAAACAAAACGAAAGTTATGGCCAGAGACTTTGATCAGACCGGGCAACCAGAAGCCTTGTTGGCGGCTGTAACGGGAATATTTTACCTGCCAGCCATGTTGTTGCAGTTCGTTTAATAATCCGGCTTCATTAAACTGTACCCTTGCATCATTGCCGGGTGCCGGTTGTCCTTTAACCCAATGGCGAATATCACTTACCGGAAATTTCCAGCCCATATACAGCATCATCAACTGCTCTGGGCTGTCAGCGGTTTGTGGTTGATCCCAACCGGGTAATAACAGTTCCGCATGTTTAGCTGAGCCGCTTAGTTGTGATGACCCCTGGCCAAACGGACCGGTGATGAATAAACGGTAGTCGGTTTCTTGTTGGTCCCAAGTGAGATATCCGGTAACGCTGTCCTGCGGCGTAACGACGGATAGCTTGCCCCGCACTTTCCAGTGTTCAATGCCAGACAGTTGCTGCTGTAGCGTCTCTTGTCCACCTTGGGGAAATAAAGAAGCGCAGCCACTGAGACTGAT is from Bacterioplanoides sp. SCSIO 12839 and encodes:
- the ispE gene encoding 4-(cytidine 5'-diphospho)-2-C-methyl-D-erythritol kinase, whose product is MVNDSVSEWLTVPAPAKLNLMLHITSQREDGYHNLQTLFQFIDICDELDFRVRQDNQLTLDPAIDGVAFEDNLIIKAARALQARSNRSLGADIRLNKTLPMGGGLGGGSSDAATTLLALNHLWQLQLSFDELAEIGLTLGADVPVFVRGQAAFAEGVGEILTPTPELDEPWYLVVAPQVHVNTGKIFSNKCLTRDTDPISIRTALRREGNNDCQAVVSTLYPEVGKALNLLNNFSPAKLTGTGACIFSSFGSEAEAIRVSDQLPAEYVSFVAKGVNTSPAHKILFRPS
- the lolB gene encoding lipoprotein insertase outer membrane protein LolB, producing the protein MLRLLCLMLAISLSGCASLFPQGGQETLQQQLSGIEHWKVRGKLSVVTPQDSVTGYLTWDQQETDYRLFITGPFGQGSSQLSGSAKHAELLLPGWDQPQTADSPEQLMMLYMGWKFPVSDIRHWVKGQPAPGNDARVQFNEAGLLNELQQHGWQVKYSRYSRQQGFWLPGLIKVSGHNFRFVFSIKEWTING
- a CDS encoding ribose-phosphate pyrophosphokinase — its product is MSKLMVFTGNANPELAKLVVERLDIPLGEATVGKFSDGEITVELHENVRGKDVFILQPTCSPTNDNLMEVLLLADGLRRASASRITAVVPYFGYARQDRRPRSARVPISARAVADMMSGAGIDRVLTVDLHADQIQGFFDIPVDNVYGSPILIDDIERQNYENLVVVSPDIGGVVRARAVAKQLGADLAIIDKRRPKANVSEVMHIIGEVQDRTCILVDDMVDTAGTLCQAAKALKEFGANKVVAYCTHPVLSGPAVERLSSAELDELVVTDTIPLTEAAKSTGCIRQLTIAGLLAESIRRVNNEESISAMFR